The following are encoded in a window of Oncorhynchus mykiss isolate Arlee chromosome 11, USDA_OmykA_1.1, whole genome shotgun sequence genomic DNA:
- the LOC110535895 gene encoding protein GUCD1 isoform X1, translated as MSGDAILLNVPVIRQLYHWDCGLACARMVLKYLHPVSDEEFQGACWELKLTESVWTIDLAYLMCQLGVRYRFCTQTLGVDKGFRNQSFYKKHFDTEEDRVNKLFLKAESKNVVVKQCSVTIQEIQEHVDLSHVAIVLVNAVVLVCELCSSPVKYCCFLPVGQKCFCRKPEYQGHFVVVCGFNRSSGCIFYNNPAYSDRVCCTSISNFEEARMSYGTDEDILFIFKES; from the exons atgtcag GTGATGCCATTCTGCTGAATGTACCTGTCATTCGGCAGCTGTACCACTGGGACTGTGGATTAGCCTGCGCAAGAATGGTTTTGAA GTACCTCCACCCTGTGAGTGATGAGGAGTTTCAGGGTGCTTGCTGGGAGCTGAAGCTGACGGAGAGCGTGTGGACAATTGACTTGGCCTACCTCATGTGCCAGCTGGGGGTCAGGTACCGCTTCTGCACTCAGACACTGGGTGTTGACAAGGGCTTCAGGAATCAG TCCTTCTACAAAAAGCATTTTGACACTGAGGAAGACAGAGTGAACAAACTCTTCCTTAAGGCTGAGAGCAAGAATGTCGTGGTGAAACAATG CTCTGTGACAATTCAGGAAATCCAGGAACATGTTGACCTGAGCCATGTGGCCATAGTGCTGGTCAACGCTGTGGTTCTGGTGTGTGAACTCTGCTCTTCGCCTGTCAAGTACTGCTGTTTCCTGCCTGTGGGCCAGAAGTGCTTCTGCAGGAAGCCAGAATACCAGGGTCACTTCGTGGTGGTGTGCGGCTTCAACCGGAGCAGCGGCTGCATCTTCTACAACAACCCTGCCTACTCAGACC GCGTGTGTTGCACCAGCATTAGTAACTTTGAAGAGGCTCGAATGAGCTACGGGACAGATGAGGATATTCTGTTCATCTTCAAGGAGAGCTGA
- the LOC110535895 gene encoding protein GUCD1 isoform X2, producing the protein MVLKYLHPVSDEEFQGACWELKLTESVWTIDLAYLMCQLGVRYRFCTQTLGVDKGFRNQSFYKKHFDTEEDRVNKLFLKAESKNVVVKQCSVTIQEIQEHVDLSHVAIVLVNAVVLVCELCSSPVKYCCFLPVGQKCFCRKPEYQGHFVVVCGFNRSSGCIFYNNPAYSDRVCCTSISNFEEARMSYGTDEDILFIFKES; encoded by the exons ATGGTTTTGAA GTACCTCCACCCTGTGAGTGATGAGGAGTTTCAGGGTGCTTGCTGGGAGCTGAAGCTGACGGAGAGCGTGTGGACAATTGACTTGGCCTACCTCATGTGCCAGCTGGGGGTCAGGTACCGCTTCTGCACTCAGACACTGGGTGTTGACAAGGGCTTCAGGAATCAG TCCTTCTACAAAAAGCATTTTGACACTGAGGAAGACAGAGTGAACAAACTCTTCCTTAAGGCTGAGAGCAAGAATGTCGTGGTGAAACAATG CTCTGTGACAATTCAGGAAATCCAGGAACATGTTGACCTGAGCCATGTGGCCATAGTGCTGGTCAACGCTGTGGTTCTGGTGTGTGAACTCTGCTCTTCGCCTGTCAAGTACTGCTGTTTCCTGCCTGTGGGCCAGAAGTGCTTCTGCAGGAAGCCAGAATACCAGGGTCACTTCGTGGTGGTGTGCGGCTTCAACCGGAGCAGCGGCTGCATCTTCTACAACAACCCTGCCTACTCAGACC GCGTGTGTTGCACCAGCATTAGTAACTTTGAAGAGGCTCGAATGAGCTACGGGACAGATGAGGATATTCTGTTCATCTTCAAGGAGAGCTGA
- the p2rx7 gene encoding P2X purinoceptor 7 isoform X1, with amino-acid sequence MPCKLLNLCEYETHKLVRIQSVRLGSLKWTFNGVILMFICIMMLWNKEYQEHDYVVSSVTAKVKGVALTSLPDVGDIVWDVVDYSGPSQGKNSFFVVTNVIVTKKQRQGKCPEVPPYGKVCRTDEDCVKGFWDQHSHGVQTGACVKFDVTRKTCEVSAWCPIESKKKPPKPALLASAENFTVLIKNNIRFPNFNFMRRNILPEMTESYLKRCQFNRHTDSSCPIFRLGDIVKEAKENFLEMAVEGGVIGIQIKWDCNLDGFLRNCLPKYSFRRLDEKESNRTLYPGLNFRFARYQTEKGVEERTLFKAFGIRFDVMVFGKAGKFSIIQLIIFIGSTLSYYTLTTVFIDWLIGTSCYSKEARQNYSEKKVESVQDRKQCILCVSFVDENHIRVVKKSHKKSLQQVKPISVHPCKDDTGHLSAMVGVLQKGNNIIDKPPQVLPRPNRPAWCLCGCCLPSTHPQEQLCCRQSIGRCITTSSLFEQLVLSRPLLEAVLLYREPLSDLTEGEQRIAALRNCSYRQYINWRIGAPPRESIPVMPSCSVWRIREEYPSQEGEYTV; translated from the exons ATGCCTTGTAAACTGCTAAATCTATGTGAGTATGAAACACATAAACTGGTCCGAATACAAAGTGTAAGGCTGGGATCGCTGAAATGGACATTTAACGGAGTCATATTGATGTTCATCTG CATTATGATGCTCTGGAACAAGGAGTACCAAGAACACGACTATGTGGTCAGCTCTGTTACTGCTAAGGTCAAGGGAGTGGCCTTAACCAGTTTACCAGATGTTGGTGATATAGTATGGGACGTTGTGGATTACAGTGGGCcatcacag GGAAAGAATTCATTTTTCGTGGTGACCAATGTCATTGTTACAAAAAAACAAAGGCAAGGAAAATGCCCTGAG GTCCCTCCGTATGGAAAAGTGTGTCGGACAGACGAGGACTGTGTAAAGGGATTCTGGGATCAGCACAGTCACG GGGTTCAGACAGGTGCATGTGTGAAGTTTGATGTGACACGGAAAACATGTGAGGTGTCTGCGTGGTGCCCCATAGAGTCCAAGAAAAAGCCCCCCAA GCCTGCTCTCTTGGCATCAGCTGAGAACTTTACAGTCCTCATCAAAAACAACATCAGATTCCCAAACTTTAATTTCATGAG AAGGAACATCCTCCCTGAGATGACGGAAAGCTACTTGAAGCGCTGCCAGTTTAACAGGCATACAGACTCCTCGTGCCCCATCTTCCGTCTGGGGGACATTGTAAAGGAGGCTAAAGAGAACTTCTTAGAGATGGCAGTTGAG GGTGGCGTCATTGGGATCCAAATTAAGTGGGATTGTAACCTGGATGGGTTCTTGCGGAACTGTCTGCCCAAATACTCCTTCCGCCGGCTGGATGAGAAGGAGAGCAATAGAACACTGTACCCTGGTCTCAACTTCAG GTTTGCCAGATATCAGACAGAGAAAGGTGTTGAGGAGAGAACCCTGTTTAAAGCATTTGGGATCAGGTTTGATGTCATGGTGTTTGGAAAG GCAGGAAAATTCAGCATAATCCAACTGATCATATTTATTGGATCAACTCTATCATATTATACACTG ACCACTGTATTTATCGACTGGCTCATTGGGACCAGTTGTTACTCTAAAGAAGCCAGACAGAACTACTCCGAGAAGAAAGTTGAATCTGTTCAGGACAGAAAGCAG TGCATTCTCTGTGTCTCGTTTGTGGACGAGAACCATATAAGAGTGGTGAAGAAATCACATAAGAAAAGTTTACAACAAGTGAAGCCCATCTCTGTTCACCCATGCAAG GACGACACAGGGCACCTGAGTGCCATGGTTGGTGTATTGCAGAAAGGCAACAACATCATAGACAAGCCGCCCCAGGTTCTCCCCCGGCCCAACCGTCCAGCCTGGTGTCTGTGTGGCTGCTGTCTCCCTTCCACCCATCCCCAGGAGCAGCTGTGCTGCAGGCAGAGCATTGGCCGCTGCATTACCACCTCCTCCCTGTTTGAACAGCTGGTGCTGAGTCGGCCCTTGTTGGAGGCAGTGTTGCTGTACAGGGAGCCTCTCTCTGACCTGACCGAGGGGGAGCAACGGATCGCTGCCCTTCGCAACTGCTCCTACAGACAGTACATCAACTGGAGAATTGGGGCCCCACCCAGAGAAAGTATCCCTGTCATGCCCAGTTGTAGTGTGTGGAGAATCAGAGAGGAGTACCCCAGCCAAGAAGGAGAGTACACTGTCTGA
- the p2rx4b gene encoding P2X purinoceptor 4b encodes MGGCSSQSCHHCFFEYETERMIVVKSKVVGSVFRLIQFLILFYVIGYVCVVQKSYQETDSVVSSVTTKVKGTGFTNTSDLGARVWDVADYNIPPQGESSFFVLTNMIVTPNQTQSTCPELPNQSTICMSDSDCLEGSNDVRGNGIQTGLCMNYSETVKTCEVLSWCPLEIDINLPEHALLVAAEDFTVLIKNSVTYPKFNFHKRNILPDVNSSYLKQCEFNRKTDPDCPIFRLKDMVSEAEEDFQTMAIRGGVLGIMIDWNCDLDWPEHYCGPKYSFRRLDNKIPENNVAPGYNFRFAKYYKTTDGRETRTLIKAYGIRFDVIVFGTAGKFNMVPTIVNVGAALTFLSLVNAVCNWFLLTCTKRRDYYSKHKFTYLDNIDDNDSFLYTDQSSWSLCRKTAPKHDVSTPMLHSRYGVLWMQLSILRPPKT; translated from the exons ATGGGCGGCTGTAGCTCTCAGAGCTGCCACCACTGTTTCTTTGAATATGAAACAGAAAGAATGATTGTGGTAAAGAGCAAAGTAGTGGGATCCGTCTTCAGATTAATCCAGTTTTTGATCCTCTTTTATGTGATTGG gtatgtctgtgtggtgcaAAAGTCCTACCAGGAAACAGACTCAGTGGTCAGTTCTGTCACAACCAAGGTGAAGGGCACTGGCTTCACCAACACCTCTGATCTGGGCGCCCGTGTGTGGGATGTGGCTGATTACAACATCCCCCCTCAG GGTGAGAGTTCTTTCTTTGTGTTGACCAACATGATTGTCACCCCCAATCAAACTCAATCGACCTGTCCCGAG CTCCCAAACCAATCCACCATTTGCATGTCAGACAGTGACTGCTTAGAGGGATCCAATGATGTTCGTGGTAACG GTATCCAGACAGGGCTATGCATGAACTACTCAGAGACTGTCAAAACATGTGAAGTGCTATCTTGGTGTCCTCTTGAAATAGACATCAACTTACCCGA ACATGCACTGCTGGTTGCAGCAGAGGACTTCACGGTGCTAATCAAAAACAGTGTGACATACCCCAAATTCAACTTTCACAA AAGAAACATTTTGCCTGATGTTAACTCCTCCTATCTGAAACAATGTGAATTCAATCGCAAAACAGACCCTGACTGTCCCATCTTCCGCCTTAAAGACATGGTCTCTGAAGCTGAggaggactttcagaccatggcAATTAGG GGTGGTGTTCTTGGGATTATGATTGACTGGAACTGTGACCTGGACTGGCCTGAACATTACTGTGGCCCTAAGTACTCCTTCCGGAGGCTAGACAACAAAATCCCTGAAAACAACGTGGCCCCTGGATACAACttcag GTTTGCCAAGTACTACAAAACCACAGATGGTAGGGAAACAAGAACCTTGATCAAAGCATATGGAATCCGATTTGATGTCATTGTTTTTGGAACG GCAGGTAAATTCAACATGGTTCCGACCATAGTGAATGTAGGTGCAGCGCTAACGTTTCTCTCTTTG GTGAATGCAGTTTGTAACTGGTTTCTCCTGACATGCACAAAGAGAAGAGACTACTACAGCAAACACAAATTCACATATCTGGATAACATTGATGACAATG attctttcctttacacggatcagtcgtcctggtccctttgcagaaaaacagccccaaagcatgatgtttccacccccatgcttcacagtaggtatggtgttctttggatgcagcTCAGCATTCTTCGTCCTCCAAAAACATGA
- the p2rx7 gene encoding P2X purinoceptor 7 isoform X3, with amino-acid sequence MMLWNKEYQEHDYVVSSVTAKVKGVALTSLPDVGDIVWDVVDYSGPSQGKNSFFVVTNVIVTKKQRQGKCPEVPPYGKVCRTDEDCVKGFWDQHSHGVQTGACVKFDVTRKTCEVSAWCPIESKKKPPKPALLASAENFTVLIKNNIRFPNFNFMRRNILPEMTESYLKRCQFNRHTDSSCPIFRLGDIVKEAKENFLEMAVEGGVIGIQIKWDCNLDGFLRNCLPKYSFRRLDEKESNRTLYPGLNFRFARYQTEKGVEERTLFKAFGIRFDVMVFGKAGKFSIIQLIIFIGSTLSYYTLTTVFIDWLIGTSCYSKEARQNYSEKKVESVQDRKQCILCVSFVDENHIRVVKKSHKKSLQQVKPISVHPCKDDTGHLSAMVGVLQKGNNIIDKPPQVLPRPNRPAWCLCGCCLPSTHPQEQLCCRQSIGRCITTSSLFEQLVLSRPLLEAVLLYREPLSDLTEGEQRIAALRNCSYRQYINWRIGAPPRESIPVMPSCSVWRIREEYPSQEGEYTV; translated from the exons ATGATGCTCTGGAACAAGGAGTACCAAGAACACGACTATGTGGTCAGCTCTGTTACTGCTAAGGTCAAGGGAGTGGCCTTAACCAGTTTACCAGATGTTGGTGATATAGTATGGGACGTTGTGGATTACAGTGGGCcatcacag GGAAAGAATTCATTTTTCGTGGTGACCAATGTCATTGTTACAAAAAAACAAAGGCAAGGAAAATGCCCTGAG GTCCCTCCGTATGGAAAAGTGTGTCGGACAGACGAGGACTGTGTAAAGGGATTCTGGGATCAGCACAGTCACG GGGTTCAGACAGGTGCATGTGTGAAGTTTGATGTGACACGGAAAACATGTGAGGTGTCTGCGTGGTGCCCCATAGAGTCCAAGAAAAAGCCCCCCAA GCCTGCTCTCTTGGCATCAGCTGAGAACTTTACAGTCCTCATCAAAAACAACATCAGATTCCCAAACTTTAATTTCATGAG AAGGAACATCCTCCCTGAGATGACGGAAAGCTACTTGAAGCGCTGCCAGTTTAACAGGCATACAGACTCCTCGTGCCCCATCTTCCGTCTGGGGGACATTGTAAAGGAGGCTAAAGAGAACTTCTTAGAGATGGCAGTTGAG GGTGGCGTCATTGGGATCCAAATTAAGTGGGATTGTAACCTGGATGGGTTCTTGCGGAACTGTCTGCCCAAATACTCCTTCCGCCGGCTGGATGAGAAGGAGAGCAATAGAACACTGTACCCTGGTCTCAACTTCAG GTTTGCCAGATATCAGACAGAGAAAGGTGTTGAGGAGAGAACCCTGTTTAAAGCATTTGGGATCAGGTTTGATGTCATGGTGTTTGGAAAG GCAGGAAAATTCAGCATAATCCAACTGATCATATTTATTGGATCAACTCTATCATATTATACACTG ACCACTGTATTTATCGACTGGCTCATTGGGACCAGTTGTTACTCTAAAGAAGCCAGACAGAACTACTCCGAGAAGAAAGTTGAATCTGTTCAGGACAGAAAGCAG TGCATTCTCTGTGTCTCGTTTGTGGACGAGAACCATATAAGAGTGGTGAAGAAATCACATAAGAAAAGTTTACAACAAGTGAAGCCCATCTCTGTTCACCCATGCAAG GACGACACAGGGCACCTGAGTGCCATGGTTGGTGTATTGCAGAAAGGCAACAACATCATAGACAAGCCGCCCCAGGTTCTCCCCCGGCCCAACCGTCCAGCCTGGTGTCTGTGTGGCTGCTGTCTCCCTTCCACCCATCCCCAGGAGCAGCTGTGCTGCAGGCAGAGCATTGGCCGCTGCATTACCACCTCCTCCCTGTTTGAACAGCTGGTGCTGAGTCGGCCCTTGTTGGAGGCAGTGTTGCTGTACAGGGAGCCTCTCTCTGACCTGACCGAGGGGGAGCAACGGATCGCTGCCCTTCGCAACTGCTCCTACAGACAGTACATCAACTGGAGAATTGGGGCCCCACCCAGAGAAAGTATCCCTGTCATGCCCAGTTGTAGTGTGTGGAGAATCAGAGAGGAGTACCCCAGCCAAGAAGGAGAGTACACTGTCTGA
- the upb1 gene encoding beta-ureidopropionase (The RefSeq protein has 2 substitutions compared to this genomic sequence) — protein MSGSAFESLEKTLEKHIPDEELKEVKRILFGKETKKLLLPACAVEIALERDFELQGYMFEASTEQLRTPRPVRVGLIQNRIVLPTDAPVLDQITALHKRIGEMVDVAAMCGVNIVCFQEAWTMPFAFCTREKEPWTEFAESAEEGYTTRFCQELAKKYNMVVISPILEREGVHNVLWNTAVVVSNSGSVLGKTRKNHIPRVGDFNESTYYMEGNTGHKVFQTQFGKIAVNICYGRHHPLNWFMYSMNGAEIIFNPSATVGGLSEPMWSIEARNAAIANHCFTCGINRVGTEHFNNEFTSGDGKKAHQDFGYFYGSSYVAAPDGSRSPGLSRTRDGLLVTEMDLNLTRQISDKWSFKMTGRYEEYAEELTRATKQDFKPNIIKE, from the exons GAAGTTGCTTCTACCAGCATGTGCAGTGGAGATAGCTTTGGAGAGGGACTTTGAGCTTCAGGGGTACATGTTTGAAGCTTCCACGGAGCAGCTCAGGACCCCGAGGCCTGTCCGGGTGGGCCTCATTCAAAACCGCATCGTCTTGCCCACTGATGCCCCTGTCCTGGATCAG ATCACAGCGCTCCACAAAAGGATTGGTGAGATGGTGGATGTGGCGGCCATGTGTGGGGTCAACATTGTCTGCTTTCAGGAGGCCTGGA CTATGCCCTTTGCTTTCTGTACCCGGGAGAAAGAACCGTGGACAGAATTTGCTGAGTCTGCAGAAGAAGGATACACTACCCGCTTCTGCcaagag CTGGCAAAGAAATACAATATGGTAGTGATATCGCCCATTTTGGAGCGAGAGGAGGTACACAACATTCTGTGGAACACAGCGGTAGTGGTCTCTAACTCGGGCAGTGTGCTGGGTAAAACCAGGAAGAATCACATTCCCCGAGTGGGAGACTTCAACGAG TCCACATATTACATGGAGGGAAACACTGGCCACAAAGTGTTTCAGACCCAGTTTGGAAAGATTGCTGTGAACATCTGCTATGGGCGCCATCACCCTCTCAACTGGTTCATGTACAGCATGAATGGAGCAGAGATCATCTTCAACCCCTCTGCAACTGTTGGAGGACTCAGTGAGCCCATGTGGTCAATCGAGGCTAGGAATGCAGCAATAGCAAACCACTGCTTCACCTGTGGAATCAACCGTGTTGGGACA GAGCACTTTAACAATGAGTTCACCTCTGGGGATGGAAAAAAAG CTCACCAAGATTTCGGGTACTTCTATGGGTCAAGCTATGTGGCTGCTCCGGATGGCAGCCGCTCACCAGGCCTGTCCAGAACCCGTGACGGACTCCTTGTGACTGAAATGGACCTCAACCTGACCAGGCAAATCAGTGACAAATGGAGTTTTAAG ATGACTGGGAGGTATGAAGAGTATGCAGAGGAGCTCACCAGGGCCACCAAGCAGGACTTCAAACCCAACATTATCAAGGAGTAG
- the p2rx7 gene encoding P2X purinoceptor 7 isoform X2 encodes MPCKLLNLCEYETHKLVRIQSVRLGSLKWTFNGVILMFICIMMLWNKEYQEHDYVVSSVTAKVKGVALTSLPDVGDIVWDVVDYSGPSQVPPYGKVCRTDEDCVKGFWDQHSHGVQTGACVKFDVTRKTCEVSAWCPIESKKKPPKPALLASAENFTVLIKNNIRFPNFNFMRRNILPEMTESYLKRCQFNRHTDSSCPIFRLGDIVKEAKENFLEMAVEGGVIGIQIKWDCNLDGFLRNCLPKYSFRRLDEKESNRTLYPGLNFRFARYQTEKGVEERTLFKAFGIRFDVMVFGKAGKFSIIQLIIFIGSTLSYYTLTTVFIDWLIGTSCYSKEARQNYSEKKVESVQDRKQCILCVSFVDENHIRVVKKSHKKSLQQVKPISVHPCKDDTGHLSAMVGVLQKGNNIIDKPPQVLPRPNRPAWCLCGCCLPSTHPQEQLCCRQSIGRCITTSSLFEQLVLSRPLLEAVLLYREPLSDLTEGEQRIAALRNCSYRQYINWRIGAPPRESIPVMPSCSVWRIREEYPSQEGEYTV; translated from the exons ATGCCTTGTAAACTGCTAAATCTATGTGAGTATGAAACACATAAACTGGTCCGAATACAAAGTGTAAGGCTGGGATCGCTGAAATGGACATTTAACGGAGTCATATTGATGTTCATCTG CATTATGATGCTCTGGAACAAGGAGTACCAAGAACACGACTATGTGGTCAGCTCTGTTACTGCTAAGGTCAAGGGAGTGGCCTTAACCAGTTTACCAGATGTTGGTGATATAGTATGGGACGTTGTGGATTACAGTGGGCcatcacag GTCCCTCCGTATGGAAAAGTGTGTCGGACAGACGAGGACTGTGTAAAGGGATTCTGGGATCAGCACAGTCACG GGGTTCAGACAGGTGCATGTGTGAAGTTTGATGTGACACGGAAAACATGTGAGGTGTCTGCGTGGTGCCCCATAGAGTCCAAGAAAAAGCCCCCCAA GCCTGCTCTCTTGGCATCAGCTGAGAACTTTACAGTCCTCATCAAAAACAACATCAGATTCCCAAACTTTAATTTCATGAG AAGGAACATCCTCCCTGAGATGACGGAAAGCTACTTGAAGCGCTGCCAGTTTAACAGGCATACAGACTCCTCGTGCCCCATCTTCCGTCTGGGGGACATTGTAAAGGAGGCTAAAGAGAACTTCTTAGAGATGGCAGTTGAG GGTGGCGTCATTGGGATCCAAATTAAGTGGGATTGTAACCTGGATGGGTTCTTGCGGAACTGTCTGCCCAAATACTCCTTCCGCCGGCTGGATGAGAAGGAGAGCAATAGAACACTGTACCCTGGTCTCAACTTCAG GTTTGCCAGATATCAGACAGAGAAAGGTGTTGAGGAGAGAACCCTGTTTAAAGCATTTGGGATCAGGTTTGATGTCATGGTGTTTGGAAAG GCAGGAAAATTCAGCATAATCCAACTGATCATATTTATTGGATCAACTCTATCATATTATACACTG ACCACTGTATTTATCGACTGGCTCATTGGGACCAGTTGTTACTCTAAAGAAGCCAGACAGAACTACTCCGAGAAGAAAGTTGAATCTGTTCAGGACAGAAAGCAG TGCATTCTCTGTGTCTCGTTTGTGGACGAGAACCATATAAGAGTGGTGAAGAAATCACATAAGAAAAGTTTACAACAAGTGAAGCCCATCTCTGTTCACCCATGCAAG GACGACACAGGGCACCTGAGTGCCATGGTTGGTGTATTGCAGAAAGGCAACAACATCATAGACAAGCCGCCCCAGGTTCTCCCCCGGCCCAACCGTCCAGCCTGGTGTCTGTGTGGCTGCTGTCTCCCTTCCACCCATCCCCAGGAGCAGCTGTGCTGCAGGCAGAGCATTGGCCGCTGCATTACCACCTCCTCCCTGTTTGAACAGCTGGTGCTGAGTCGGCCCTTGTTGGAGGCAGTGTTGCTGTACAGGGAGCCTCTCTCTGACCTGACCGAGGGGGAGCAACGGATCGCTGCCCTTCGCAACTGCTCCTACAGACAGTACATCAACTGGAGAATTGGGGCCCCACCCAGAGAAAGTATCCCTGTCATGCCCAGTTGTAGTGTGTGGAGAATCAGAGAGGAGTACCCCAGCCAAGAAGGAGAGTACACTGTCTGA